CGTACCGAAGGAAGATGTGGCTGGAACAGCAGGATAGTAAATGATTCTCAGTTGCCACTGCTGGCAGTCTTTGGAGTGATTACAGTTGGGAAATACAGGAATCCAGGTTATGGGGCCAAGCAAAAACCTCTGAGCAGCTCtgccagaggggaaggggaggacatGATGAAGGATCACTCAGAGGAGCACTGACCTGCAGGCACCCAGGAAGGAACGATCATGTGTGTCAGGCCACTGGCCTGAGGAGGTGTCACGAAGGACTTGGGAGAGGAGTTGCAGTGCAGTGAAGTGGGGAAGTCAGACTGGAGGAGAGAAGAGGCAGCATGCTGCCCTGAAGGGCAACAAAATACAGTTTAGAACAGAACTCAATCCAGGATGTAGGCCCATCTAAACCTCTGGCTCTGCGTCTGAGCACACGCTGGCAAACGCTAACTCAGACTTTATTGGTATTTAGATTGGAACCTTTTTGGGGCaagcaccatctttttgttctgtgtttgtacagcaccaggcGCGGTGGGGTCTTGCTCCacaactggggctcctaggtccTATGGTAATTCAAATAAATCATTCAGCAGCTAGAGCAGAGTTCACTTGCtacacagaactggacacagacagGGCGAATCCAAGGAGAAAGGGCTGGCCGCCATCTCCGCCATGGGTGCTGTAAGTGGCGCTTACATCACATCATAGGTGGTGGCACTTCATCACATCATGACTTCTATGGGGACACCAAGAGTCACAGGCTCACATGCCCAGTGGGGTGAGATTATCTGCTGAGCAGTTTTCCTACTGGTGACAAACCAAAACCCTAAACTCGAGATTCTTGCCTGCACCTGCAGGCTTTGTTGCACTTCCCAGCCTGCAGAACAAATGGAAACCAATGCAGGTCTGGCCACACTTAGTTCCCAACTGATGGTTGCCCCCACACAGAGTTTGTTTTCTCCCCACCATGGAGGGGAACATACCTGGATTCCTCAGATTTTTCTGCCTTTTAACTTGCTGAAATTCCACACGCCTTCCTAGAAGACGGGGGTCTCAGTCTCAGCATTTCATAGCCAGTTGTTTCAGACTGTCCCCCTGCACTGTCAAAACCAAACAAGGGATTTCAAGTGAAAGGAGAATGGTTGTGAGCCCTTCAATTCAGGACTGCTGCTGGACCTAACAGATTTCTCAAAGCTGGTACACGTGAGCCTGGGCTCTCCCTTCTATACAGAGGGCTCATCTAGAGAAGGGGTTTGGTCAGAAAACTACACTGAGATCAAAAACCACTGCCACACATGGGACCCAGGGGGAGTGGAGTTCTGCCCCAGGGGACATCTAGCCCTGTAAAGATTTTACCAGGATCTGAGAGGCTGACCAGAGGGCTGCTGTGTCACCTGAGAGTCTGATGAACAAGGATGGATGTAAAAAGGGTTGAAAAACTTAAACAGGAAAAACTTTAAAGTCCTGCCAgactccacctccctcccctcccccacaactcaaAGTCACTCAAAGCAAGGGTGGCAGGAGCACATGGGGCAGGATGCTAGGGCTGGGAGGAGTCCATGACAACttcataccaccaccaccacccccctacCCACACACCAACTTTTCTCTGAGGTTCAAGAAGTCCAAGTCACTTCTTTTGCCCACTTTCCTCCTGTTTGTCCTCATGGCAAAGGCTGCTCCAAGACAGGAGCACAGAATGGCACAGAAGTCTGTCCACAGATTGTTAATTGGGTTCACAACCTCCAGAGCCTGCTGGACTCTTTACTCCTTTTAGATGCCCAAGAGCCACATCTGCAAGACATCCACTTCCTCTCTGCAGCTGGTCAGAAGATTCCACACCATCCTCTTAGACACAGACACAGTGATTCAAGACTTAATTACTGCAACTTATTACATCTAGGAACGAAACTGAAAATTCTGATAGAGCTCCCTCAACCTCACCCCTTTGCTCTGCACTAGCTCTCTTCCAAAAAGCATCCAATTAAAGCTTTCTGTCCTGATAttcaactcccccctcccccccatggatTGACTGAACCTACCCAAGAGTTCATCTCACTCCATTACCATGACCTCCCATCACAGCTATGTTCCTCTGGGACAATTAACGTGTCAGCCCCTAAGAGGCTCATAAGTGCAGAAGAGAACTATCACAAGGGCAGGAATTGGAAGGTGCCCCTCAGGCCTGCAAGAGATGAGACCACAGGCCTCACAGGTTAAGAGCCAAATGCAAACTGTAGCCGTTCAGCTTAGCCCTCCCTCTGAGATTTCACAAACAGCGTGGGGCTTGGGAGAAATTGTTCTGATACTTTTAACTCTTATGAATTATGGTGACAGACCATGCAGGTACCTAGAGAGCCCATAGGATTTCCAACCCAGTGCGCAGAGACAAGGAGCTAGAAAATCCTCATAGCTTTTTGAAAGTTCACACATCACTACTATAGGAAGGacaaccccctcctctctcttctcATCTAGGCCACTGCCCCATGCTGCTGCAGGATCCTCTTCAGAGCTCCCTCAAGCAGCCACCTGTCAACCAATCATCCCATCAGAGGGTGCAGGGGGAAAACAAAGCCCTGAATTCTGGCCTGGAAAGGCCTTCCTTCCCTGCAGTGTCCACTCGGTCTCCCCACAACTGTCAGGTGGTGTTCTAAAGTAACTGCgaccccaggaaagcccaagaatCTCATCTAGAAAGGACTGTAATTGTCCTCCATTCCTTCAAACAAGATAGTGACACGCTCCTGTCCACATCAGTGCTTACTCTCCATTGGCTGCagtccctcctctgtcccctggGCTGCTGATTTCCTGGACAGCCTGCTGGGGGTTGGGGACAGGACTATTTCTCCTTCTCCCGCCATGCCTCCCGGCTGGACTTAAGAAAGTCACTGCGCAATAAGCGGTAGAAGAGGATGATGTTCATGGGTGTCATGATGGCCATGCCCACTGTGCCCACAGTATATGTTGCCAGTGGTATGTTTTCACGGTTTAGGACCAGCCAGCGTGTCATCCAGGCCAGCGTGGTGATGCGAAACACTACGTAGGTGCCCAGATTTATGATACTGTTGAGGCGGTAACAGGTGGTGTGCAGCAGGTTGGCCATTAGAAGGATCTGTCGCAGATGCAGGAAGATGGAGTTAATCTCTACAAGCAAAGCCACAAGAGCGAATCCAATATACTGATGAACCACCACTGCCACGCTAAAGCAGATAATCACCTGaatatgagagagaaaaaggggTTAGCCAACCGTCTGATCacctgccccagggcagggaaACGGTGAAGTTACCTGTCAGAAACTAGTTCTCGTCCACCACAGTCAACAAAGAGGCACTGATGCGGACGAAAGACGCAGTGGCTGCCATGCAGGACTACACCCCCCAAAGTCTTTCGTGCCTGCTGGCAGGCCCGGTGCTTCCGGGGGCAAAGGGGTCATTTGCCTTTCCCAACTGTCTTCCAGGGGCCCCAAATCATTGTCAGAAAGGCCAAAACATGTACAAAGTTACCCACTGCTAAGCAGTGGAACAGCAGCAGTTTGGTGAGTCCTCATCCTTTGTATAAATCAGTGCAAAAGactgaaacagcagcaaaatTTTACTTTTGTAAACTCTTAAAATCCAAGATTTGTCAAGGGTCTAACTAGCCCCTGGACTCCTGGAaagtttcttgtttttaaaatagagaCATCCAGGGACCCAAAATACCAACTGCCCCTGAATAAGGGACCCTATGACAGTCCTCCCTGCAGGGCTTAGAAGCTCTGTTCTCGTGCTGTAAACCCTGCAGGACCCTGATCCCCATTACTTTTCCATCAAGTCAATAGCCTGCTGGTATCATCCCATCCCTTTGTACAGCGCCAGACAACCTCTTCTGATGTAAGCTGAACAAATGAATGAGGAAGGGCAAACTGAGGTGCTAGGCCCTCAATACGTAAGACAAGAAAGGAACACCAGGAGCAGCTATTGCAGCCAGAGACCTAGCCCTGCATTTGTGGCCTGAGGAATGTCATTTGGGCCCCAAGTAGGGAAAGTTGGCCCCACTCCAAACAGGAATTTCCTAGCACTCAGCAAACAGGAAAAACAGCTGAGCAGCAAGATGAGAAGAGAAAATTCATAGCCTAGGGTAACAGTTAGTGATCAAACTAAACAGCACACAGAGGAGCTCAGGGAGTTCCCCCCAACGACCGACTCACTCTCTCAAGGGATTAAGGAACTTTTGTGCACTCCggacagccctgcagccccctcactGAAAAGTTACAGCCACTCAAGGAAGGAAATGCCAGGCACAAGTCACACACAGTGAGAGATGCCCAATAGAAAGGGCAAGACTGAGCACTGCACTCTTCCCCaggggactgggatgagaagctgcaagggtggagaagtaggaagggtttcatgctccctgctccctccagaggTCATGGGGAAGAGAGCTCTGTGTGCCTGAGAGAAAGAGTTAGGACCCCTACCTGTCATTTATTCCATCAATGCTGCCCTCTGCACGGGCTCTTTAATGAGATTATTTGCTCCCTGCTGGTTAAGCTCCCTGGCTTGGCCTGAATTAGATGTATTATTGCAATGACCTTTTGACCCATCCAGCAGCAAGCCCAGATGACACAGCAGACAGGGCCCATGCTGGAGCCTGTGAGAGGAGTAGGTCTAACCACTGCACCAAATCACCCTCACCCTCTGGAGCGCCCCCAAGCTCCTCCCATAGATTCCAGCACAGGACCTTTCTCACATCTGCCTGCCACACCTTGCCCCCTACCAGATACTCCTGCTTCTACCCTGCACCCATAGagggaaatgaaaaatgttcatgaGCTGTTATTCAGTCCATTCCTCAGCACCCTCCCACTACAGTCAACAGGGACTGAggccccaaacagccaggcaggcACCATGGTACAGTTACTGCCCAGGCTCTGGTTCACCCTCACTGGAGCTCCCCACTGCCCTCTGCATTTacctctgttttctctcccctACTGCTGGGTAAGAAGTGCagacagggcttaaattctcagagtATTTCCCAGAGTCCACCATGCCCCCGCTCCCCCCATTCTCCACAGGGGGCACCATGGGGCTAAGGGGTTCAGCTCCACAGAGGGTGCCCCGAAGCCCCACAACCCCCCTGAAACTGACTTGTGCCCCCCCCAaagggccacagaccccccagttgagaaccacaaCAGCATCAAGCTGGAGTCacggtttgaaaatatttaccagagctccactctggacagctccagctgaatttaagccccgAGTGCAGGTTTTATTGGCTCCTGTGTGTTCTGGGCACAGCCTGAGCCCATAGCCAGTGTAGGAAGGGACTGGTAGGGGTGAGATATTGGGGGACAGCTGATGAGGAGCAAGCAAGTTGTTTGGATTTTGTTCTGCAGTTCACATCCTGGAGTCTGTCAGCTTACAGAGACCCCAAGCCCCTTTACTAAGTCGCCCGTGCCTAGGGAGATCAGTGCACTGAATGGAAAGAGCAGAGTCCCCCACACTGGGAACCTGAACTCACTCAGAGGTTAAGAAGTGAGATTCCAGGAAAGGTATGCGGAGGGAACTGGTGCAATGACCTCTCTTGGCAGAAATTCAAGTTGTGTGAAGCAGATATGAGATGGGATGGGCTGCCTCCCATCCTAGCAGAAAGCTCGGGTCACTGTTTGCGTAACACTGGATTTATTAGTTATGAAACAGCCTCAGCCTGGGAGTCTGCAATGAGAACAGGCTTCCAGCCTTCTACTTGCTCCGCCCCATGGCATCACCCTCGGCTCCTTCTGTGAGCAGAAGGGGCTGCTCCCCTGGCACTAGAGCACCCCCAGTTTTACCAGAGAGAGTGGGACTTGGGTGAGAGTGATGCAGAATGCGCACAGATGACACAGGCTCATGCGCACATCAAAATTAGCATCATCAGCTTTAGTACCAGGAGGGACTCATGGTAAGAAAAAATTACTGTCAATTGTCTCCCTCACTTTTGTTCTTCCTTCTCTTGCCTTCCGCCTTCCctccactcctctctgccccttctcctctcttTCAAGGGAACACTTCATACTGGCAGTTGACTTTCGCTGTCCCCTTTTCCCTTGGACATTCTCCTCTCTGCTGATTAAGGACCTGAGGGGCACATTCTCCACCCCGCTTATTGGCTCTTTGATAGTTAATAGCTGGAGGATTGAGACTGGCACATCCCTTTTTCTCCTCACTTCATCTCACTATTTCCTCTGTCTCactactgtctctctctctcagccctcTCAAGTTTATATGCCCCCCTTCTACCTTGCCCAACTCAGCAGAATGTGTGAGCGGGCGCTGCATATTCTCTCACTTCCCCCCATGCAGAGGTGGAGAGGGAATTCAGGGGTACATATTTTAGAAACTAATGGgggcacccctcctcccccatcctgtTCCTCATGGCTGCCATTAGCTGTTAACTCAGAGTGAGGAAAAGCCCTAGCCCAGGAGACAGCAATTGTAATTACCCTGATCATCTCCAGCCACAAGGATCCAGGAGCGTCACGCCTAGTTTCAGAAGTAGTGAAACCAAATGCAGACATTTTGCACCAGATAGAACTAAACTAAAGTATTCCAGCAGAAGCTGAACACAGCTCCCTCCAGGCCTCGAGGACTGTTCACAAGAGGCCAGTGGTGATCAGGCTCTGCCTCAGTGAAGTGGTCAGATGTCCAGTCCCTGCCAGCCAACTGACTGACTTGTCTTCAGAATAGTAAGGCCTTGCATCCTGAACTCCTTCCCATAGTGACAAGTGGAAACTCACCACCGAGTGATGGAAAAGCAGCTCCCAGGACTGGTGAAGCTTCTGATTACACAACATATCCACAAAATCTTGGAGAAAATATCCTGCGAAAGAAGAGAGTTCCCATCAGCAGGAATCGCCACAGCAACTCAGTGCCACTTACCACTCCAGAGGAGAGAACTGGGTGTGAGCTCAGCGTAGGAGTCCTAGAAGGCCTAAGTGCTGAGATatcatggtgatgagcatggtataaaaacccACACTAGAGCCAAAAAGCTCTGCACTTGaggagctctggggccctgcGTGAGCTCTGTGCTACCTTCAGGAGTGCTGGGACCACAGACCCCAGGATAATGAAAAACTTATTTTGCATTTCAGGTACCTCCCATGATTCAAAGATGTTGGAAAGGAAGAGACCTACTTGATCATCCCGTTCATCTCCCTTGAAATGCATGATCGCTCCCTAACACACCTCTGCTAGTTTCTTAAAACTGGACTAGACGTGTTCACGTATGTTTAATGGCTTTCCTAGCCTTAGTCTGCACTCTGCCAGGATTGTTCCTGGGAAAACCATTggcctcaccctcctccccacacaaatCCCAGACCCAGCAGCTGCACCTAGCATCCTTCTCTATTTCCTGGGCCATAGCTTCCATTGCCTGGCTGTCACAGTCCCTCCCTATCCTCAAGCGTTTATGAACAAACAGAAGTATATGACACACACTCTTGAAGGAGTATGGTCAGTTTCAGTAGTACCTCCTggaagggctggggagaggagaccCCAGGGTCCCATCCCAGCCTGGGTGTTTTTGGGGAGGAGTGTCCCAATGAATAACTTTTCATACAAGTAATTCTGCCCATCTGGAATGGCCAACCTTTGGGGGTAGGCAGAGGAGAACTAGACACCCTAATAcacaatccctccccacccagcaaaAGAGTTTGTTACTACAAAATGCAGGGTTAACGTAGCAGGAGAAGACGGGGGACCCGTAAGCCACTTGAAAGTCTGCTGGGTCCGCGTTTGACTTCAAGGACCACCTCCCATTAGAAAGTGTGAGTGGAATCTGAGTGTAGAGCCCCAACACACTAAGACCCTGCAGGCCTTGCCACCAAGCTTGCAGCCCAGGAACCTCGGCCTGGAAGTCAAGGGCACTTTGACACTTCACCCACTCCAAAAACATCAGACACAGAAATACTGAGCAAGCTGCAACCTCAATTTTCTCCACCCTCGCACAAGGTCTGTGTTAGCTTCCTTTGTGGATGAAGAAACGACCGAGAGGCGAAGTGACTCCAAGGCCAAAGAGAGAGTCCAAAAGTCCAGGATCAGAAACAAGTTCTGTGCTCAGTGCCCCTTTcgccatacacacacagagcatgcAACATCAGTTCAAagctgccccagctccccacagtcTGAAAACACAGACAGCAACAGCCCTGGTGTGACCTTACAACCTAGGAGGGCATTAAAGCTGCCCTCCCACTCTCTCCCCACATTGACTACAGGCATCCCTTTCCTCGATGAAAGCCCACAGCTGATGGGACTGCTGAACTCCTCCCCACACCTGGTCACTACCCTCATATAAAGAAGGGCAGCAATCAGGATTGAGGCTTCTTGCCTAGGGTCTCTACCCCATCTGGAATCAGTAACTTTCGTCTCTAGTTCTTTAAGGTGCAATGCTTTGGTAGTAGCTATTCAGACAAATGTTCTGGGTCTTGCAGTTAGCATCCGTTCCACAGGCAAAGCACGGAATAGGGAGCAGTGCTGCTGCTCCCTAACCACATGGGGGAGGGAACAGGGATGGATCAGCAGAAGGAACACACTGTCCCCGCTGAGAATGGGGCAATTGTTGGCTTAGGACGATCATATGCCTAGAGCAAGAAAGAGACATCACCAGATCAGGGTGGCCCAGTACAAGGCAAGTCCGCGTTTACTTTTTTGTTCTCAGAGATTCAGGGGCTGTTGGGATCTCACCAGTGAAAAGAAAACCAGATCAGTTACAAGTCAGAAAACACTGGACCTGAGGACAAAGGAGGAACTTTCAGGCCAAACAATCACAACTTCTTACAGTGGAAAACAAAGGACTGTAAAGAGACATGCTCTGTTCGCAGCTCCTGCCTGCACACCCCAGCAAGAATTGCTTTGGGCCAGTCCAAGGGATTTTGCCCTCCAAGGAACAAAGATCTATCCAGACAATTAAAGCCTGTACACAAACttgcagccagggctggccttCCCCAAGACTCCCAGTTCCTGCAGCAGCCTGGACACAACTGGCTCTGGGGCCAGGTTCCAGCGCAGGGTGGGGACTCGCTTGGAATCAGCTTTCAGGTTGGTACCCAGGACCCCTGTTTTGCTGTGGGGCCACtcggccagccccctcccccagaaacGGTCTTCAGATTCCCCTCCAGCCGGCGAGACTTGCCTTGCTCCAGCCCAGGCGCCCTCCACAGTGGTCCCAGCACTCCCCACGCCGCACCAGGAAGCCCGGAAAGTCTCCCTGGGCCAGGGCATTGCCCCAGCCGGTAGAAAGGAGAGCCCCCAAAACCCACCGCagagggggagtggggctgccACACGCTGCCCTAGCCTAGCCCAGAGCCAGGCCAGGTGCGGGATGCTGCGGGGACTCGCTCACCTATGGACACCGAGACCACGCAGTGCGCGGCGGGGGAGTGAGTTCCGATCAGGTCCTCCGCCATCTGGGGGTGGAGATAGAACCTGCCGGGGAAGAGAGCGCAGGGTAAGAGCCGAGCCCCCCCCCAGCGGGGCCCCCCCCCCGGCGGGCCCCCCCCCCAGCGGGGCCCTCCCCCCGGCGgggcccccggcccccccccagcGGGGCCCTCCCCCCGGCGGGCCCCCCGGCGGGGCCCTCCCCCCGGcgggccccccggcccccccccagcGGGGCCCTCCCCCCGGCGGGCCCCCCGGCGGGGCCCTCCCCCCGGcgggccccccggcccccccccagcGGGGCCCTCCCCCCGGcgggccccccggcccccccccagcGGGGCCCTCACCCCGGcgggccccccggcccccccccagcGGGGCCCTCACCCCAGcgggccccccggcccccccccagcGGGGCCCTCACCCCAGCGGCGCCCCGGCCCCGCGGGCCCTCACCCCAGCAGCGCCCCGGCGCCGCTCAGCAGGCTGTGCGCGAACGAGGTCCAGATGTTTCGCCACTTCCAGCGGTTGCGGAGCGCGGGGCGCGGCGGGGGCACCAGCCGCTCCAGCCCGCGGTTCAGCAGCCGGAACGCCGCGAAGGAGCCGCCGATGAGCAGGAGCCCCGGGCTCGGCCCCATGGGGGCAGCAGCCGGGCTCGCCCGAGCCGGCGAGGCTAGTGCGGGCCCGGGCTCCCCGCCGCGGCTGCGGCTACGTCTCCTTCCCCGCGCTGGGACGCGCCCGGCCGCGGGCAGCGGCGGCTTCGAGCCTTGTGTAACTTTCTTGTAACCACCCAACAAACTCCCGGCCCCGCGGCCTCCCATTGGCCCGGAGCGGCCCCGCCCCTCCACGCGCCACGCAGGCCCCGCCCCAGGGTGTGCCCGGGCCGCGCCCGCGGGGCGGGGCAGCGCGGGGCAGCGCGAGCCGTGGCGGGGTCCGGGGTCCGGGGCCCGGGCGCTGGGGCGGGAAGGGAAGCGCAGCGCGTAGCCTCTCCGCGTCcccctggccgccagccccggggCAATGCTGACATTCTTACTGGCTGTGGCGCCGCAGGGAGGGGGGAGCCGAGAGCCTGTcccctgagccgggagggggaggtgacacctctgcccgggaatgtggacagaggctgcaggagggagcctgctggggggggttagtttgcagtttggggctgggtggaggaacgcagggaacccagggctggggtctaagctccctgctcccccagaaggacgtgactgaggggtcctgggggtacccacaagctctgttgtggactgtgttcctgttgtccaataaaccttctgttttactggctggctgagagtctcagtgatcccaggaagaggggtgcagggcctggactcccccacactccgagACACTCCTGTCCACCAGCTGTGCCCAGGGACCGACCAGAAGCGGGGCCTGTGGTGCAAGGCGCCTGGCCCAGGGGGTTGCTTAGGGAGTCTCCCATCCTCGACACAGGGAGCGCAGAAGGGCTCTAACAGACACACGCACATTTTATTGAcatttgcagtgttgccaactcagcACTTTCTTATGATCCTCCTACTCCCTAGTATTTTTCTTATAGCTCCCTTGCCTGCAGCCAAATGAGTCAATGAGAACTTAAACTTTCCCATACAGACACTGTGGTTCTAGCCCTCATAGGCATGGGGAAATAAATTGAAAACATGACTtacaaaaccaacatttttattttactaaaCTTCACAAGTTTTAAAACAAGCTTATGATGTTTGGGGgcgtggcttttttttttttcacacttaGGATTGGCAATACCATAGGGATTGGGAGGACCAGCCAGGGGCACAGTCAGAGTCAGGATTCCATTGTAGCAGGTGGTCTACAAACACCTAGACACAATTCCCAAAGAGCTTTATGAGCTAGGAAGAAAGAGAAACTAGCAAGAGTATCTGATGTTGAAGGGCTCTTTAGCTATGTACAGTTACAATGAAGTACTTTCATTTAATCTGTCAGCCTGCTCCATTGGCCTTTACGACAGCTCTAAC
This DNA window, taken from Lepidochelys kempii isolate rLepKem1 chromosome 17, rLepKem1.hap2, whole genome shotgun sequence, encodes the following:
- the TLCD2 gene encoding TLC domain-containing protein 2, which translates into the protein MGPSPGLLLIGGSFAAFRLLNRGLERLVPPPRPALRNRWKWRNIWTSFAHSLLSGAGALLGFYLHPQMAEDLIGTHSPAAHCVVSVSIGYFLQDFVDMLCNQKLHQSWELLFHHSVVIICFSVAVVVHQYIGFALVALLVEINSIFLHLRQILLMANLLHTTCYRLNSIINLGTYVVFRITTLAWMTRWLVLNRENIPLATYTVGTVGMAIMTPMNIILFYRLLRSDFLKSSREAWREKEK